Proteins found in one Mytilus edulis chromosome 2, xbMytEdul2.2, whole genome shotgun sequence genomic segment:
- the LOC139513501 gene encoding secernin-3-like isoform X2 codes for MSDVFVAYPPSTTRCVIFGKNADRPPTEVQEVVYFPAKDHALDSKIMCTLVEMDQVSATHAVVLSKSAWTWGAEMGANDKGLCIGCTAVWTKLCHPGDHSAKLMGVDYVRLGLERCSTSKEALDTITELLDKHGQCGLTSQDHSFGQWSYNTSFIFVDLKEAWLLETAGEFWAAKHISDGHFNVSSCLRIADDYDKRSPGLVEKATEAGHWKAGNGSFNFSQAFAAEFDGLSLTDIQKPQHRQAEGEKLMTNMSKDGSFNMECMREVLRDEGSSINFMGELYTVGSQISVLSLDVNIPHCHWFTATPNPSLSVFKPFIFCSSVDIGEVTRSPATGERARASFQTNVDRRHPLFIGHEKARPLMESDDPIGQRLLSTMQQLEQNCITEMQEFLQSFSESNLNDVQDLFKDISESETKCYK; via the exons ATGTCTGATGTCTTTGTGGCATACCCACCGTCAACGACAAGATGTGTAATATTTGGTAAAAATGCTGATCGTCCACCGACTGAAGTACAAGAGGTTGTTTATTTCCCAGCCAAGGATCATGCACTGGACTCCAAAATCATG TGTACCTTGGTAGAAATGGACCAAGTGTCAGCCACTCATGCTGTGGTCCTTAGTAAGTCAGCGTGGACCTGGGGTGCTGAAATGGGAGCGAATGACAAAGGACTCTGTATTGGATGTACTGCAGTGTGGACCAAATTGTGTCATCCAGGGGACCACAGCGCCAAACTCATGGGAGTTGATTATGTGAg GCTTGGTTTAGAACGTTGTAGTACTTCAAAAGAGGCCCTTGACACAATTACTGAACTACTGGACAAACATGGCCAATGTGGTCTCACAAGCCAGGACCATAGTTTCGGACAGTGGTCCTATAATACTTCCTTTATATTCGTTGATCTAAAAGAAGCATGGTTATTAGAGACCGCCGGTGAATTTTGGGCTGCAAAACATATATCTG ATGGACACTTCAATGTCTCCAGCTGTCTGAGGATAGCAGACGACTATGATAAACGGTCACCAGGGTTAGTTGAAAAGGCTACGGAGGCTGGACATTGGAAGGCTGGAAATGGTAGCTTCAATTTTAGTCAAGCATTTGCTGCGGAATTTGATGGCTTATCACTTACAGACATACAAAAGCCACAGCATAGACAAGCCGAGGGGGAGAAATTAATGACCAATATGTCAAAAGACG GTTCTTTCAATATGGAATGCATGCGTGAAGTTTTACGCGATGAAGGGAGCAGTATAAATTTTATGGGAGAATTGTATACTGTTGGGAGCCAGATTTCTGTATTGTCACTAGATGTCAACATTCCACACTGCCATTGGTTCACTGCTACTCCAAACCCATCGTTGTCAGTCTTCAAaccttttatattttgttcttccgTTGATATCGGTGAAGTAACACGTTCTCCCGCTACCGGAGAGAGAGCCCGTGCTAGTTTCCAGACGAATGTTGATAGACGACATCCTTTGTTCATTGGTCACGAAAAAGCTAGACCGCTTATGGAAAGTGATGACCCAATAGGTCAAAGGTTGCTTTCGACAATGCAACAGTTAGAACAAAATTGTATTACTGAAATGCAAGAATTTCTTCAAAGTTTCAGTGAAAGTAACTTGAATGATGTACAAGATTTGTTCAAGGACATTTCGGAATCTGAAACCAAATGTTACAAATAG
- the LOC139513501 gene encoding secernin-3-like isoform X1, with protein MSDVFVAYPPSTTGCVIFGKNSDRPPTEVQEVVYFPAKDHVPDSKIMCTLVEIDQVSATHAVVLSKSAWTWGAEMGANDKGLCIGCTAVWTKLCHPGDHSAKLMGVDYVRLGLERCSTSKEALDTITELLDKHGQCGLTSQDHSFGQWSYNTSFIFVDPKEAWLLETAGEFWAAKHISDGHFNVSSCLRIADDYDKLSPGLVEKATEAGHWKAGNGSFNFSQAFAAEFDGLSLTDIQRPQHRQAEGEKLMTNMSKDGSFNMECMREVLRDEGSSINFMGELYTVGSQISVLSLDVNIPHCHWFTATPNPSLSVFKPFIFCSSVDIGEVTSSPATGERARASFQTNVDRRHPLFIAHEKARPLMESDDPIGQRLLSTMQQLEQNCITEMQEFLQSFSESNLNDVQDLFKDISESETKFYK; from the exons ATGTCTGATGTCTTTGTGGCATACCCACCGTCAACGACAGGATGTgtaatatttggtaaaaattctGATCGTCCACCGACTGAAGTACAAGAGGTTGTTTATTTCCCAGCCAAGGATCATGTACCGGACTCCAAAATCATG TGTACCTTGGTAGAAATAGACCAAGTGTCAGCCACTCATGCCGTGGTCCTTAGTAAGTCAGCGTGGACATGGGGTGCTGAAATGGGAGCTAATGACAAAGGACTCTGTATTGGATGTACTGCAGTGTGGACCAAATTGTGTCATCCAGGGGACCACAGCGCCAAACTCATGGGAGTTGATTATGTGAG GCTTGGTTTAGAACGTTGTAGTACTTCAAAGGAGGCCCTTGACACAATTACTGAACTACTGGACAAACATGGCCAATGTGGTCTCACAAGTCAGGACCATAGTTTCGGACAGTGGTCCTATAATACTTCCTTTATATTCGTTGATCCAAAAGAAGCATGGTTATTAGAGACCGCCGGTGAATTTTGGGCTGCAAAACATATATCTG atGGACACTTCAATGTCTCCAGCTGTCTGAGGATAGCAGACGACTATGATAAACTGTCACCAGGGTTAGTTGAAAAGGCTACGGAGGCTGGACATTGGAAGGCTGGAAATGGTAGCTTCAATTTTAGCCAAGCATTTGCTGCGGAATTTGATGGCTTATCACTTACAGACATACAAAGGCCACAGCATAGACAAGCCGAGGGGGAGAAATTAATGACAAATATGTCAAAAGACG GTTCTTTCAATATGGAATGCATGCGTGAAGTTTTACGCGATGAAGGGAGCAGTATAAATTTTATGGGAGAATTGTATACAGTTGGGAGCCAGATTTCTGTATTGTCACTAGATGTCAACATTCCACACTGCCATTGGTTCACTGCTACTCCAAACCCATCGTTGTCCGTCTTCAAaccttttatattttgttcttccgTTGATATCGGTGAAGTAACAAGTTCTCCTGCTACTGGAGAGAGAGCACGTGCTAGTTTCCAGACGAACGTTGATAGACGACATCCTTTGTTCATTGCGCACGAAAAAGCTAGACCGCTTATGGAAAGTGATGACCCAATAGGTCAAAGGTTGCTTTCGACAATGCAACAGTTAGAACAAAATTGTATTACTGAAATGCAAGAATTTCTTCAAAGTTTCAGTGAAAGTAACTTAAATGATGTACAAGATTTGTTCAAGGACATTTCGGAATCGGAAACCAAATTTTACAAATAG